DNA from Bradyrhizobium diazoefficiens USDA 110:
CGCCCTGCATCATGTCGTTCATGCGCCTGATCCGCGGGACATCTTCATCGAGCTCATCCACGAGGTCCGAAGCGAACTCGTTCTCGAGTGGTTCCTTATTCTCCACCGTGTCTCGATCGAGTTCCGGCTGCTGCCTGCGGTCGGCGGCCTTTGGATCTTCGTCATCCGTCTGGTCGTCGTTCAACGTCTCCAATGCCCTTGGGCGCGGCGGCAATGGCCTTGAGCTCCAATCGTCCAACCGGCCGCCATTGGATTTCGTCAGCATCGGCGGCGCCATGATGCGCTCCTGGAAACGTCTATCTTCGTAATAGCGCGCCTTCTTCGCCCGAATCGGATGGAGGCCCGACATCATGACGATCTCGTCGGAGGGCGGGAGCTGCATCATCTCGCCGGGCGTGAGCAGCGGGCGGGCGGTCTCGGACCGCGACACCATGAGGTGGCCCAGCCAAGGCGCCAGCCGGCTGCCGGCATAGTTCTTCATCGCCTTCATCTCGGTCGCCGTGCCGAGCGCGTCGCTCACGCGCTTTGCGGTGCGCTCGTCGTTGGTCGCAAAGCTGACCCGGACGTGGCAGTTGTCAAGGATCGAGTTGTTGGGCCCGTAGGCCTTCTCGATCTGGTTCAGCGACTGAGCAATCAGGAAACTCTTGATGCCGTATCCGGCCATGAAGGCCAGCGCAGACTCGAAGAAGTCGAGCCGGCCGAGCGCCGGGAATTCGTCGAGCATCAGGAGGAGCCGGCGCCGGCCGGCCTTGGCTTGCAGATCCTCGGTCAAGCGGCGGCCTATCTGGTTGAGGATCAGACGGATCAGCGGCTTGGTGCGATTGATGTCGGAGGGCGGCACGACAAGGTACAGCGTGGTCGCTCGCTCTCCGCCAACGATATCGGTAATCCGCCAGTCGCAGCACCGCGTCACCTCCGCCACCACGGGATCTCGGTAAAGGCCCAGGAACGACATGGCGGTGCTCAAGACACCGGAGCGTTCGTTGCCGGACTTGTTCAGCAACTCGCGGGCAGCGGACGCGACGACGGGATGAACACCGGCCTCGCCGAGATGCGCGGTTCGCATCATTGCGGCAAGCGTCGTCTCAATGGGCCGCTTGGGATCGGACAAGAAGGCTGCGACACCGGCGAGCGTCTTGTCTTCCTCGGCATAGAGGACGTGGAGGATCGCGCCGACCAGCAGGGCGTGACTGGTTTTCTCCCAATGGTTCCGCTTCTCGAGGCTGCCCTCCGGGTCGACCAGAATGTCGGCAATGTTCTGGACGTCGCGCACCTCCCACTCGCCGCGGCGCACCTCGAGCAACGGGTTATAGGCCGACGACTTCGCGTTGGTCGGATCGAACAGAAGGACACGGCCGTGTCGGGCGCGAAAGCCGGCAGTGAGCTGCCAGTTCTCCCCCTTGAGGTCGTGGACGATAGCCGAGCCCGGCCACGTCAAGAGCGAAGGGATGACGAGGCCGACGCCCTTGCCCGATCGCGTGGGTGCGAAGCACAGGACATGCTCCGGTCCATCATGGCGAAGATAGGTGCGCTCGAACCGGCCGAGCACCACGCCGTCGGGTCCAAGCAATCCAGCCTGCTCGATCTCCTTTGCCTTCGCCCACCGCGCGGACCCATAAGTCTCGGCATTCTTCGCTTCGCGGGCGCGCCAGACCGACATACCGATCGCGACCGCCGCAGCGATGATGCCGCCGGATGCCGCGATGAAGGCGCCCTCGGTGAAGATTGAGGGCGCGTAAGCATCGTAGGCATACCACCACCAGAAGAAGGCAGGCGGAAGGTAGAACGGAAAATGGAGCAGCTCGAACCAGGGCTGCCCGAGCTGCGGCTGAAAGCCGAGGCGCCAAGCCGTCCATTCCGTCGCGGCCCAGATCGTGAGCAGGACGATGCCGAAGACCATGATGACCTGCCCCCAAAGAATCTTGGTCGCCGACATGGCGGCCGCCCTCTCCTGACGTCGGTGATTGGAAGGATCACTCACAAGCCGAGCCCCCGGTTGCGCCCAAAACCCCAATCGATGCCGCCATCCGCGCGCGCGACGCCAGAGACATGCCGGCCGAGCTGTTTATCGAGTGAGGGCGTCCAAGGCACGAGCTGGAAGCCGAGACCGTCGTCGATCATGGCGAAGCGGCCGGAGGCGAGCGCGAAGCGCTGCCGATAGGTGCCTGCCACATACTCGCCGCTAGCCGACGGGTTGAACGGCTGACCGGTCTCGGCGGCGAGCTGCTTGCCGAGATCCTCTAACTCCCGACGGCGCAGCGTGCCGATAAGGTTTTTCGCGAACACCAGTCCACGCGCCTGGCGTTCGGCGAGCCCCTGCCCGATGAGCTGCTCGGGCCGCCGTTCCATAGCGTCGCGGACCTCGGCGCCGAAGCCGCCCTGGCCAAGCGCCACAGGGTCGCGCGCGACGGCCTGCCGATCGAGCCATGTCGCGCCGCTCGCGGTCACCTGCGCTTCGATCGAGAGATCGGAGCGGACGGCAAGCGCCACGCGACGCTGCCCTCTTGCGTCATCGAATTTGCGAAGCTCGACGATTGAGCCTGGCGCGCTGTCGCCGGCAGCGTCGAGGTCGGGCAGCCGGATGTGGTGGGTGCGGCCGTCGACCCCGTCGACCACGGCATAGGCGGTCGCCTTGAGCTCGTCGTCGAGACCGCGATCAACGAGACGCCCGATGACGGGGACGTCAAGATTTTCGCCTGATAACACGTAACTCGCGCTCCCGCGCTCGATGCCGCGTTCGGTCAAGCTGCGGTGGATACGCTTGATGATGTCGCCGCGTTCGCCGAGCTCGCGCAAGGTCGTTTCGGCGGCCTCGTCCATGGACCATTGGCCGGGCCCGAGTTGATGAGCGAGGCCAAGACTTTCCAAGTGTCGCAGCCGGCCAACCTTCAACGCATGGAATTGATCGGGCTGCTGCTCGGGACGCGGCGCAAGGTCGATAACACCGTGCTGGTTTGCATCGCGAACAAGCTGGCGATCGAGCTGCGTCCAGCGCTCGGCTCCGATCTGGCTCTCGAGCGAGCGACGAATGTCGAGATCGGAGCGCAGTCCAAGTTCCTGGGTGACCAGGTCCTGGGCGCGGGCGCGCATCCCTTCCTTGATGTAGTCGCGGGAGATGACGAGGTCTTGGCCGTCCTCTGCGACGCCGCGCACGATGATGTGGACGTGGGGGTGCTGGGTGTTCCAGTGATCGACCCCCACCCAGTCGAGCTTGGTACCCAGATCCACTTCCATCTGGCCGACCAATTCGCGGGCGAAACCCTTGAGGTCGGCCATGTCAGGCGCGTCCTCGGGGGAGACGATGAAGCGGAAATGGTGGCGGTCATTCTGACAGCGCTCGGCGAAGGCCTTGGGATCGGCATCCTCGGTGCCCGGGCCGAACAGGTGGGCCTTCTCCCCGTCCCGGGTCACGCCTTCGCGCCGGAGATAGCCGAGATGCGTCGCGAGCGGCGCCGACCTCGCCCTGTGCCGGACGACCCGGGTCTTGATGGTCACCAGACGCGAGCGGCCGGTGAGCAGACGGTTTGCCCGCACGCTGGCGGCTCGGCCGCGGCCGAAGCGCGAATGACGGTGGCTGACGAGCTGGCCGGCTCGCGAAATGCCGCCGCCAGCGCGTTGAGCGGCGGCAAGCGCCTGGGCGATGAAGGGCTTGGCCCGCTGGCTCCTCGAGGAGCGGATGCGGCCGGGCCGTGGTTGAAAATCGCTGTCTTCAGCCATGGCCAGCCTCGACAATGTGCGGAATGCAGAATCCCTGCAACGGGTTGATAGTCGAGCGCACATTGCGCGCCGAAGCCGCACATTGCGGACCCGAGGAAAAATAGCAGCACAAACAACCAACCGACCGAGCCGCACATTGCGGCCTTTTATCTCGCCATCGTTCGGTCGGTACTCGCGGAAGCCCCCACTGTTTGCGAGTGTTTGCGATAGCGATCGTTACGCGAAGGGCCGAGACACCCGTAGGGTGGCTCGGTGAGGAGCGAAGCGACGAGTAGAGCGCGGGCCGAAGGCATCGCCCGTATGACTGTGTTGCAGCGTTTCGAATGCAAACCGAATGTTCGTCAAGGGGCGCCAGCGAACCTGGAAACTGACAGCTGATATCGCGAGCTGCCCGATGTGCAGCCGCCGCAACAAGGGTGCCTGCAGACGTACCGCGATCCGCGCATTGACGTTGAAGATGCCGTGCAGTCATTGCGATCGCCCCATGGCCGAGAGCGCGACGAACAGGCCCTCCGACTGCGGCGCAATCGCCGAAATATCGTGCACCGTAGTGCCGACTGAGCCGCCGTGCGCGGGTTGATCGAGCGCCGCTCGCGCGCCAGGGGACGGCCCGTCAGCGTGGTCGAAGAACAGCGGCGCCCGCGTCCAGGATGAACGAGAAGAAGCCGCGAGGAGAAGAGGTCCTGGCGCTCCCTCCGCGTCGACAAAAGGGACGATGGCCGCGACATAGGCTGTCGTCTCCGCGGGCAGTGGACGGTGTCTATCCCGAAACTCCTCGTAGCGGCCGGGACCTGCATTATAGGCCGCGAGAAAGCCCGGCGAGCCGTAACGGTCGTGCAGTTCGCGAAGAAAGGCGGCGCCGGCGAGGATGTTGTCACGGGGATCGAAGGGATCGCGCCCGAGACCATAGCGCGCGCGCATGTCCGCCCAAGTCTTGGGCATGAGTTGCATCAGGCCGAGTGCGCCTTTGGGTGAGACGGCACGCCGATCGCCATTGCTCTCGACCCGCATGACGGCTCGTATCCATGCAGCCGGAATGCCAAAGCGCTGCGCGGCCTCTGCCACATGAGATGCGTAGTGATCGCTCGCCGGTTGACTTCGTGCCGGTGCTCTCTGCCCGGACACTGCTGCCGTTGGCCCGCCAATCACCAGCAGGCCGGTAAGGAGGAGAACGGCAAGGCTCGCCCTGTCTCCGCCATCATGGCGAGGCGTCTTGCTGCCTACCGGCGGTGCGCACGGACCACCGGTTTGACCGCCGCTGTGCGTGGCGGCCGCCCGACGGTTGCGTGGACCCGAGTTATGAGAGGGCTTTTCCCCGAACAAGGGGGTGGACCGTTGATGCGCCTGGTTGGCGGCACGCGCGACAGGATCCTGCATGCAATCAGTCCCGCTCGGCGCGTTGGGGCTGACGATTCCAGTTCAGCGTCCAGGCCGCTTTGTCGTTGCCCGACTGGAAGAGATTTGCGCGGATCGG
Protein-coding regions in this window:
- a CDS encoding conjugal transfer protein TraG, which translates into the protein MSATKILWGQVIMVFGIVLLTIWAATEWTAWRLGFQPQLGQPWFELLHFPFYLPPAFFWWWYAYDAYAPSIFTEGAFIAASGGIIAAAVAIGMSVWRAREAKNAETYGSARWAKAKEIEQAGLLGPDGVVLGRFERTYLRHDGPEHVLCFAPTRSGKGVGLVIPSLLTWPGSAIVHDLKGENWQLTAGFRARHGRVLLFDPTNAKSSAYNPLLEVRRGEWEVRDVQNIADILVDPEGSLEKRNHWEKTSHALLVGAILHVLYAEEDKTLAGVAAFLSDPKRPIETTLAAMMRTAHLGEAGVHPVVASAARELLNKSGNERSGVLSTAMSFLGLYRDPVVAEVTRCCDWRITDIVGGERATTLYLVVPPSDINRTKPLIRLILNQIGRRLTEDLQAKAGRRRLLLMLDEFPALGRLDFFESALAFMAGYGIKSFLIAQSLNQIEKAYGPNNSILDNCHVRVSFATNDERTAKRVSDALGTATEMKAMKNYAGSRLAPWLGHLMVSRSETARPLLTPGEMMQLPPSDEIVMMSGLHPIRAKKARYYEDRRFQERIMAPPMLTKSNGGRLDDWSSRPLPPRPRALETLNDDQTDDEDPKAADRRQQPELDRDTVENKEPLENEFASDLVDELDEDVPRIRRMNDMMQGVARQASLDPGDDLGL
- a CDS encoding relaxase/mobilization nuclease domain-containing protein, whose product is MAEDSDFQPRPGRIRSSRSQRAKPFIAQALAAAQRAGGGISRAGQLVSHRHSRFGRGRAASVRANRLLTGRSRLVTIKTRVVRHRARSAPLATHLGYLRREGVTRDGEKAHLFGPGTEDADPKAFAERCQNDRHHFRFIVSPEDAPDMADLKGFARELVGQMEVDLGTKLDWVGVDHWNTQHPHVHIIVRGVAEDGQDLVISRDYIKEGMRARAQDLVTQELGLRSDLDIRRSLESQIGAERWTQLDRQLVRDANQHGVIDLAPRPEQQPDQFHALKVGRLRHLESLGLAHQLGPGQWSMDEAAETTLRELGERGDIIKRIHRSLTERGIERGSASYVLSGENLDVPVIGRLVDRGLDDELKATAYAVVDGVDGRTHHIRLPDLDAAGDSAPGSIVELRKFDDARGQRRVALAVRSDLSIEAQVTASGATWLDRQAVARDPVALGQGGFGAEVRDAMERRPEQLIGQGLAERQARGLVFAKNLIGTLRRRELEDLGKQLAAETGQPFNPSASGEYVAGTYRQRFALASGRFAMIDDGLGFQLVPWTPSLDKQLGRHVSGVARADGGIDWGFGRNRGLGL
- a CDS encoding lytic transglycosylase domain-containing protein; the encoded protein is MQDPVARAANQAHQRSTPLFGEKPSHNSGPRNRRAAATHSGGQTGGPCAPPVGSKTPRHDGGDRASLAVLLLTGLLVIGGPTAAVSGQRAPARSQPASDHYASHVAEAAQRFGIPAAWIRAVMRVESNGDRRAVSPKGALGLMQLMPKTWADMRARYGLGRDPFDPRDNILAGAAFLRELHDRYGSPGFLAAYNAGPGRYEEFRDRHRPLPAETTAYVAAIVPFVDAEGAPGPLLLAASSRSSWTRAPLFFDHADGPSPGARAALDQPAHGGSVGTTVHDISAIAPQSEGLFVALSAMGRSQ